Genomic window (Fretibacterium sp. OH1220_COT-178):
GGATGATGACCAGCGTACGGGCCTGGAGGAAATATTGGGCCTCCATCGTCGACCCGACGGCCAGCCCCAGGAATATCGTGGTGATGTTGAGGATCTCGTTCTGGGCGGCCAGGCTCAGCCGATCGGTCGCCCCGCACTCCCGCAGGAGATTGCCGAACATCAGCATGCCCACCAGAGGGACGGAGGCCGGGAGGATCAGCCCCGCCACGATGGTGCAGATGATGGGGAAGAGGATTTTCTCTCGCTTGCTGACGGGACGGAGCTGCCCCATTCGGATGGCCCGGTCCTTCTTGGAGGTCAGCAGTTTGATTATGGGGGGCTGGATCAGCGGAACCAGGGACATGTAGCTGTAAGCGGCCACCGCAATGGCCCCCAGGATCGCCTGCTGCCCCAGCTTCATCGTCAGATAGATGCTGGTGGGGCCGTCGGCCCCGCCGATGATCGCGATGCTGGCGGCCTGTCTGATGTTGAAGCCTATATCGAGGCCGAACTGGGCCGCGATGGGCCCCACCCAGTTGGCGCTGATAAAGGCTATGAAAACGCCGAACTGGGCCGCCGCCCCAAGAAGGAAGGTCGTGGGATTGGCGAGGAGCGGTCCGAAATCCGTCAAAGCTCCTATACCCAAAAAGATGATGATGGGATAGATTTCATGCTGGGCTCCAAAGTAGACGTAGCGCAGAAACCCCACCGCCCCCTCGGCGTCGGACATGATTCCGGACAGGGGCAGATTGACCAGGAGACATCCGAAGGCAATGGGCACCAGCAACAGGGGTTCGAATCCCTTGCCGATGGCCATGTAGAGGAGAACCAGGGCGACGATCAGCATGACCACGTTGCCGGTCCCCATGGACGAGAACAAAACGGAGAATCCCGAGTTGTTCACCAGGTCGCGTAAGGCTGTGAGATACACTTCCATGACTGCGCTATCCCTCCCAAAATCCCCCCGGCCAGCGACGGGGGCGTCGTCCCGTCGAAACGGGACAAGTTCGAACCCTTCGAGTTCGATTTGGCCTTCAAAAAGACAACTTGGGATAACATAACACAAAAAGCCCAAATAAGCACGCCGCCCCCTCGGGAAACGAGAAGAATGCCACACGAGCCGAAAAGGTATTGCCCCTCGGCTCGTCCTCTGCGTGAATTCCGCCCCATTGGCCGTTCCGTGTGCTAAAATAACGTGATTTGTCGGTTTCGTTCGAGTGCGGGTACGAGATATTCAATTCTGCAAGGACGGGGTGTTCTGAAGATGAAGAGAAACAGGGAGTTGCCCAAGGGCTATTCGCCCGACACGATGGAGGAGAGGTGGTACGAGTCCTGGATGCAGGAGGGATTGTTCGACGCGGAGGTCGATCCCTCCCGTCCGGCGTTCTCCATCGTCATTCCGCCCCCCAACGTCACGGGCTCCCTCCACATGGGACACGCCTTCAACAATACCTTTCAAGATATCCTCTGCCGGACGAAACGCATGCAGGGGTTCAACGTCCTCTGGCTTCCGGGCACGGACCACGCGGGCATCGCAACCCAGAACGTCGTCGAGAAAAGCCTCGCCGCCCAGGGGCTGAGCCGTCACGACCTGGGGCGCGAGGCCTTCGTGGAGAGGGTCTGGGAGTGGAAAAAGGTCTATGGGGATCGCATCATCACCCAGATGAAGCGATTGGGCAACTCCTGCGACTGGCGGAGGGAACGCTTCACCTTCGACGAAGGTCTGTCCCGTGCGGTCCGCTCCGTGTTCGTGCGGCTCTATAAAAAGGACCTGATCTACAGGGGCAAGTACATCATCAACTGGTGTCCGCGCTGCCATACGGCCCTCTCCGATCTCGAGGTGGAATACGAGGAGAGGCCGGGGAGCTTCTATTATGTGCGCTATCCGTTCGTGGATGGCTCGGGGGAGATCGTCGTGGCCACCACCCGTCCGGAGACGATTATCGGCGACGTGGCCATAGCCGTCCACCCGCGGTCGGAACAGTACCGCGATCTGATCGGCAAGAGGGTGCGTGTGCCGCTGACGGACCGCGAAATTCCCATCATCGAGGACAACATGGTGGATCCCGAGTTCGGAACCGGTTGCGTGAAGATCACCCCGGCACACGACCCCAACGACTTTCTGGTCGGGCTTCGGCACGACCTGCCGCAGCTGCAGGTCATCGATTCCGAGGGGATCATGAACGAGAACGCCGGAAAGTATCAGGGGATGACGATCGAGAAGGCCCGCAAGGCCGCGGCGGAGGACCTGGAGGCTCAGGGCCTGTTGGTGCGCTCCGAGGAGATCTCGCACTCCGTCGGGCATTGCCAACGGTGCAGCACGACCGTGGAGCCGTATCTCTCCGAACAGTGGTTCGTCCGCGTAAAGCCCTTGGCCGACCGAGGCGTTCAGGCCGTAAAGGACGGACGCATCGCCTGGATTCCCGAGCAGTGGGAGAGGACCTATTTTCAATGGATGGAAAACATCCGCGACTGGTGCATCTCGCGCCAGCTCTGGTGGGGACATCGCATCCCGGCATGGACCTGTTCCGAGTGCGGGCACATCACCGTCGCGGAGGAGGACCCGACGGCCTGTGAGCGGTGCGGGGCGCCCGATATTCTTCAGGACGAGGACGTACTGGACACCTGGTTCAGCAGCGCGCTCTGGCCCTTTTCCACGATGGGGTGGCCGGACGAGACCCCGGAGCTGAAATATTATTACCCGACTTCCCTGATGGTCACGGGATTCGACATCATCTTCTTCTGGGTCGCCCGCATGATCATGATGGGACTCGAATTCATGGACGAGGTGCCGTTCCGGGACGTCTACATCCACTCGCTGATTCGGGACGAACACGGACAGAAGATGAGCAAATCCAAGGGGAACGTGATCGACCCGCTGGACATGATCGACAAATACGGCGCCGACGCGCTGCGCATGGCCCTCGCGGCGCTCTCCACCCAGGGGCGCGACATCCTGCTCTCGTCCGGCAGGATCGAGACCTATCGACTCTTTATGAACAAGCTCTGGAACGCGGCGCGATTCGCCCTCATGAACCTCGACGACGAGCGCCAGGCCATCGACCCCGCACAGTTGCGGCTTCAGGACCGCTGGATTCTGGACCGCACTCAGGAGATGACGGAGCGGATCACCGGCCTGATCGACGCCTACGACATCGGATCCGCCGCCCGGGCCCTGTACGACTTCCTCTGGGGTGACGTCTGCGACTGGTATCTGGAGATGGCCAAGCCGGCCCTCAGGGGCGACGAAGGGGAGACCCGCAAAAAGGCGGTTCAGGGCACCCTCGAGGAGGTTTTCCACACGACCCTGCTTCTCCTTCACCCCTTTATTCCCTTCGTGACGGAGGAGCTGTGGTCCGCCTTCGGCTACGGCGGGACCTCCGTCATGCGCACGGCATGGCCCAAGCCCAGGGAGGAGTTCCGATTCGAGGTCGCGGAGGCCATGCGCAACGTCCAGGAGACGGTACGCGTCCTGCGCAACCTGAGGGCCGAGGCGCGGGTTGCCCCCCAACAATGGATGAACCATGCGACCATCCGGATGGACGACGCCGAACTGAGGGATACCCTCGAGGGGGCCCTGCAGCAGATTGCCGGATTGTGCCGCATCCGGGAGATCGCGATCCTTCCGATGTCCGCTCCGCGCCCCGCGGCCTCGCTCTCCTCCGTCGTCGCCTCCGCCGAGGTCAGCCTGCCCGTAGGGGATGTCTTGGACGTAACGGCTGAGATTGCCCGGCTGACTCAGGAGGTCGCCTCGATAGAGAAGACCGTGAATGCGAGCCGGGACCGGTTGAACAAACCCGATTTCGTGGCCAGGGCCCCGCAGGAAGTCGTGGAGAAGGAGCGTAACCGTGTCGCGGAGGGTACGGCACAGATCGCCCGGCTGAAGGAAAATCTGGAGAGCCTCAGCCGCTGACCCCGGCGGGCACAAGATTCGAAGCACAAGACGAGGACGCGGGGCCCGTGTTTTTTCCACAGGCTCCGCGTCCTCGTCTCATGCCTCGGGGTTGTTTCCGCCCCCGGATACTTGTTCCATGGTCTCGGGGCTCATCTGGGCAAAGCCGACCTTCCAGGCCATGACCGCCGCCTGGGTGCGGTCTCGAAGCTCCAGTTTCTTGAGCATGTGACTGACGTGGTTCTTCACCGTCTTCTCGGAAAGCACGGTTTTCTCGGCCACCTCGAGGTTGCTGTAGCCCTGGGCCAGCCAGTAGAGCACCACCTTTTCCCTGGGAGAGAGCTCCGCCAGCAGGTCGCTTTCGCTCTTGCGCTTGGCGAAGCTGGTCATCAACTTTCCCGCCACCCGCGGATCGACGTAAGGCTCCCTTCGATACGCGGCACGAATCGCCGCGATCAGCTCCACACGGCCGGAGGACTTCAGGACGAACCCCATCACCCCCTCGGCCGAGAGGGTCGCCAGGCAATCCTCGTCGTCATAAGCGCTCACGGCGATGGGGACGACCTTCAATTTGAGGCTGTTGATCTCGCGGGCCAGCTGGACCCCATCCATCTTGGGCATATTGATATCGAAAAGAACGATGTCGGGATTGTGTTCGCGGAGCAGCTGAAGTGCCTCCTCTCCGTTGGAGGCCTCGCCCACGACCTTGACCTCGGGTTCCAGTTCCAGGATTTTACGCAGACCGTCACGAAAGAGCTTGTGGTCGTCCGCCAGAACAATCTGGATCACTATAAGCCCTCCTTCAGCAAAGATGTCGGCCGTGAAGACAAGCGGGCCGCGGACTCGAGAGCCGGAAGGATGAGAATTTCTCCGAACAAGGCCGCCATCGCACCTTCTTTTTTTGAGAAAATGTGGTATAGTGTTCCGGTGCTCAAGTTCCATGCGCGCCTGTAGCTCAGTGGATAGAGTGACGGCCTCCGGAGCCGTAGGCCGGGCGTTCGAATCGCCCCAGGCGCGCCAAATCTTCCTCCCATTTTTGAATTCTTTCGTTTCCTCCCAGTCGGGCAAAGGAGCAACTTCATACGGTCAATGATCCGGATGCCCTTGGGCTCCGGTTGCCGAGTCGCTCAGAAAACGTTCAATGAAGGCTTGCAGCTCCTCGATTCCCGCCCGATTCTCCCCCGAGGTGACGATGGGAACGTCTATGGAGCGAAGCCCCTCTTTCACATAGTGTTGCAGCATCGTCCGATGCCGTCCCCTGGCGATCTTGTCCGCCTTTGTGAAGACCACCAGGATCGCTTTGCCGCAGTCGCCCAGCCATTCCTGGAGCGCGCGGTCGTTCCCCAGCAACCCGTGCCGAAAGTCCACGAGGTGACAGATCAGGCACAGCGTCCTCCGGCGTTCGACGTAGGACGCTATGAGCCGCGACCATTCGCTCCTCTCCGTCTTGCTGCGGGAAGCGTAGCCGTATCCGGGGAGGTCGACAAGCCGAAAGGGAACGGAGCACTGGAC
Coding sequences:
- a CDS encoding valine--tRNA ligase; amino-acid sequence: MKRNRELPKGYSPDTMEERWYESWMQEGLFDAEVDPSRPAFSIVIPPPNVTGSLHMGHAFNNTFQDILCRTKRMQGFNVLWLPGTDHAGIATQNVVEKSLAAQGLSRHDLGREAFVERVWEWKKVYGDRIITQMKRLGNSCDWRRERFTFDEGLSRAVRSVFVRLYKKDLIYRGKYIINWCPRCHTALSDLEVEYEERPGSFYYVRYPFVDGSGEIVVATTRPETIIGDVAIAVHPRSEQYRDLIGKRVRVPLTDREIPIIEDNMVDPEFGTGCVKITPAHDPNDFLVGLRHDLPQLQVIDSEGIMNENAGKYQGMTIEKARKAAAEDLEAQGLLVRSEEISHSVGHCQRCSTTVEPYLSEQWFVRVKPLADRGVQAVKDGRIAWIPEQWERTYFQWMENIRDWCISRQLWWGHRIPAWTCSECGHITVAEEDPTACERCGAPDILQDEDVLDTWFSSALWPFSTMGWPDETPELKYYYPTSLMVTGFDIIFFWVARMIMMGLEFMDEVPFRDVYIHSLIRDEHGQKMSKSKGNVIDPLDMIDKYGADALRMALAALSTQGRDILLSSGRIETYRLFMNKLWNAARFALMNLDDERQAIDPAQLRLQDRWILDRTQEMTERITGLIDAYDIGSAARALYDFLWGDVCDWYLEMAKPALRGDEGETRKKAVQGTLEEVFHTTLLLLHPFIPFVTEELWSAFGYGGTSVMRTAWPKPREEFRFEVAEAMRNVQETVRVLRNLRAEARVAPQQWMNHATIRMDDAELRDTLEGALQQIAGLCRIREIAILPMSAPRPAASLSSVVASAEVSLPVGDVLDVTAEIARLTQEVASIEKTVNASRDRLNKPDFVARAPQEVVEKERNRVAEGTAQIARLKENLESLSR
- the yihA gene encoding ribosome biogenesis GTP-binding protein YihA/YsxC; this translates as MRWRASLEATCFASSQLPPEAAPEIAIAGRSNVGKSTLINTLLGTRLAHVGATPGKTRSINFYSVQCSVPFRLVDLPGYGYASRSKTERSEWSRLIASYVERRRTLCLICHLVDFRHGLLGNDRALQEWLGDCGKAILVVFTKADKIARGRHRTMLQHYVKEGLRSIDVPIVTSGENRAGIEELQAFIERFLSDSATGAQGHPDH
- a CDS encoding response regulator translates to MIQIVLADDHKLFRDGLRKILELEPEVKVVGEASNGEEALQLLREHNPDIVLFDINMPKMDGVQLAREINSLKLKVVPIAVSAYDDEDCLATLSAEGVMGFVLKSSGRVELIAAIRAAYRREPYVDPRVAGKLMTSFAKRKSESDLLAELSPREKVVLYWLAQGYSNLEVAEKTVLSEKTVKNHVSHMLKKLELRDRTQAAVMAWKVGFAQMSPETMEQVSGGGNNPEA
- a CDS encoding sodium ion-translocating decarboxylase subunit beta, with product MEVYLTALRDLVNNSGFSVLFSSMGTGNVVMLIVALVLLYMAIGKGFEPLLLVPIAFGCLLVNLPLSGIMSDAEGAVGFLRYVYFGAQHEIYPIIIFLGIGALTDFGPLLANPTTFLLGAAAQFGVFIAFISANWVGPIAAQFGLDIGFNIRQAASIAIIGGADGPTSIYLTMKLGQQAILGAIAVAAYSYMSLVPLIQPPIIKLLTSKKDRAIRMGQLRPVSKREKILFPIICTIVAGLILPASVPLVGMLMFGNLLRECGATDRLSLAAQNEILNITTIFLGLAVGSTMEAQYFLQARTLVIILLGLVAFIFSTAGGVLCGQLMKVLTGGRINPMIGSAGVSAVPMAARVVQRVAQAENPGNYLLMHAMGPNVAGVIGTAVAAGVMLTLLS